The following is a genomic window from Sulfurimonas sp. C5.
TAATGACATATTTTACTATTGCTTTATTCCAGAAAAAGGTGTACTATTTTCAACTTTATATATTGAGGTTTTAGTTGATCCAAATTAGTGAAAATATCTTTTTAGATAAGCATATTTTTGAGCTTGATATTCCAACAGCTTTTTTACCTAGCCCTTATAAATCTCTACCATTTCTTATTATAAAAAACTTTCTTAAGCCTCATGAAGCCGCTCTTTTTGTAGATGAAGTCTATAAGGATGACGAAGCAGAAATTGCAAAAGTGAAATCGGAAGTTATTCACGGTGTAGTAGAAGCAAAAGTCGTCAAAAAATATCGTGATACGAATATCTATGCTATTTCTGAATTTTTGAACGAGCTCTATCAAGGCAGATTTCAAGAGTATCAAGCGGAGATCGAAGATTATTTCAATATTGCAATGACTCTTTCAACATCTGTTCAAGCACTTGAGTATACAAAAGGAGGCTATTATGTTCAACATGCGGATGATTCAAGTACCGTTATAGATCAAGATAAAAACATAGTTGCCTTTACACCTGTTGCACCTGAACGTAAAATTACAACTGTTTTATTTGCAACATCTTACAGTGAAACACCTGATAACAAACATTCGTTTAAAGGTGGAGAGCTAGTGTTTAATTTTTTAAAAGATCAAGATGGGAACCAAGTAGAATTTAAAGCTGATGCAGGAGATATGATTATCTTTCC
Proteins encoded in this region:
- a CDS encoding 2OG-Fe(II) oxygenase, whose translation is MIQISENIFLDKHIFELDIPTAFLPSPYKSLPFLIIKNFLKPHEAALFVDEVYKDDEAEIAKVKSEVIHGVVEAKVVKKYRDTNIYAISEFLNELYQGRFQEYQAEIEDYFNIAMTLSTSVQALEYTKGGYYVQHADDSSTVIDQDKNIVAFTPVAPERKITTVLFATSYSETPDNKHSFKGGELVFNFLKDQDGNQVEFKADAGDMIIFPSNPYFSHEVKEVEAGYRLTLVQWHNAILN